The segment GCGTCAGGTCGGGACAACGCGCCTCGACCTCGGCGATGAAGAGATCGCAGAGCGCCAAGCTGGCGGCACGCAGTTCTTGCATGTCGACGTCGCTCCAGACCTGCATCGCAGCCTCCAGCGCGGTCATTTGCAGAACGGGCGGGGTGCCCACGCGCATCCGCTCGATGTCCTTCGCGGGCCGATAGGACTGTTCAAAGGCGAAGGGCGCGTCATGACCCAGCCAGCCGCTGAGCGCAGGCACGATATCCGCCGTGATGTCGGGCCGGGCATAAATGAAGGCGGGCGCGCCGGGGCCGCCATTGAGGTATTTGTAGGTACAGCCAACCGCGAATTCGCAGCCCGCGGCGGTCAGATCGACCGGCACCGCGCCAGCGCTATGGGCGAGGTCCCAGATCGTCACCGCGCCTGCGTCTCGTGCGCGCTCGGTGATCTCGGTCATGTCATGCATCCGGCCGGTGCGGTAGTCCACTTGCGTGATCATCACCGCCGCAACCTCGTCGGTGACAGCGTCAGCCACATCCTCCGGCGCCACGATCCTCAGCTCATGACCCTCATTCAGTTGGGCGATCAACCCTTCGGCCATGTAGAGATCGCTGGGGAAATTCCCGCTATCGGACAGGACGACCTTCCGCTGAGGGCGCATCTGCAGGGCGGCCGAGAGCGCCTGGTAGACCTTGATCGACAGCGTGTCGCCCAGCACGACCGAGCCCTCGGGAGCGCCGATCAGACGGGCCACAAGATTGCCGACGCGCAGGGGCTGCCCCATCCAGTCGTCGACGTTCCATCCGGTGATCAGATGCTGGCCCCATTGCTCCTCGATCATCGCGGACAGGTGCCCGACCACGGATTTGGGCATCGGCCCCAGCGAGTTGCCGTCGAGATAGATCATGCCTTCGGGCAGAACGAATCGATCCTTGATGGGGAGCGTCACGGCTTGTCTTTCATCACAGCTGGCCTCGCATGTTCCAGAGTTCGGGGAACAGTTCGACCTCCAGCATCTTGCGCAGATACTTCACTCCTGAGGTGCCGCCGGTGCCGGGTTTGAATCCGATGATGCGTTCCACGGTCGTGACGTGGTTGAAGCGCCATCGGCGGAAGTAATCTTCCAGATCCACCAGCTTTTCCGCCAGTTCGTAAAGGGTCCAGAAATCGTGTGGGGCCCGGTAGACGCGGGTCCAGGCATCCATCACCTGATCGTTTGCGGTATGCGGCCGATCCATCCGGTAGATCGCGGGGTCGAAGCGAGTGTTCAACTGCTTGGCCAGGCTATCCAGCGCCACGTGATAAAGCGATTTCGTCTCAAGCTCCTGGGCAAGCATATGCCGCAGTTCCGGCCGGTGCTCGTGCACCTTCAGCATCGCCCGGTTGCGATTGCCGAGAATGAATTCGATCAACCGATACTGATGCGACTGAAACCCGGACGACGTTCCGAGTTCAGCGCGAAACTCGGTGTACTCGCTTGGCGTCATCGTTCGCAGCACATCCCAAGCATTGTTCAACTGCTCGAATATGCGGGCCACGCGGGTCAACATTTTGAAGGCCGCGGGGAACTGGCCTTGAGTGAGCTCCTCCCGTGCGGTTGACAGCTCATGCAATGCCAGGCGCATCCACAGCTCCGACGTTTGATGCTGGATGATGAACAGCATCTCGTCGTGGGCATCCGATCTTCTGTTCTGCGCCCCTAGGATCGGGTCGAGCGATAGGTAGTCGCTATAGCTCATGCCCTTGGCAGAAGATGTTTTGGCGCCGTCGCCAGCGGAGTCATAGGCTCTGGTCACAAGGTGGCCTCCGTCAGGTTTGGGCGCTGCGGGGCGACACCGACCTGATCCGGCAGCAGCGCCACGAGATGTTCGAAGGCTTGAATCGACAGGTTGGAATGGGCGTTGAAGAGTTCCCGCGCGGCTTGGGCGTCACGCGCCAGCGCCACGTCGTAAAGCGCCTGGTGAGGACCGAGCGCCATGGCGCTGGAAAAGGCCTGGGCCGCCGGGCCGGCCGTGTCGGGTTCGGTTTCCGAAAGCTCGCGCAGGCCCGCTTGGATGAACCTGTGATAGCGCCCTAGCTGATCGCCCAGCGCGGTGCGGAAGCGGTGCATCCAGATCGACGACGCAGCGCCGATCAAGGCGCTGTGAAAAGCGGCGTGGTGTTTGGTCCAGACCTCCAGCTCTTCCGGCGCGTGGAGGACGGATGGGAAGGGCGTTTTCGAAAGGTGATGGAAGCTACCGACAATCTCGGCTTCCCAGGCCTCGTCGCCACTGGCGACGGCCTCGGCGAAAAGCGCACCTTCGATGATGCTGCGCGTACGCTCCAGGTCAAGCAGGTCCGGAAGTGACAGGGGCGCCACACGGAAGCCCTTGTTATGCTCCGGCACCACAAATCTTTCGGCGCTCAGCCGGTTCATGCATTCCCGAAGCGGCGTAAGACCGAGTCCATACCGGTCCGACAGGGTCGGCAGGCGCAGCGCCGCACCTGGAGGCAGGCGGAGGGTCAGGATATCCTGACGAACCCGCTGATAGAGAGCATCGGATTTCGACTGCGGCGCGGACATCGGCGATTTACCAAGGTTTCATATGCAATCCTCCATATCGCATATGAATGGATAAATCATATATTATTTCTCGATAAAGGCCTTGGTGATGGCGCTGTCCACAGCGCGCAGCCCTTCAATTACGGTGAAGTGGTTATGGAGCCCCTCCACGATACAGTTCGTATCTGCGTCCAAACCCTCCCAGATTTGAGCGATGATCTGCGCCTGCCGGATAAACTCGGGCCGCTCCCCGCCGCCGACCCAGGCCGTCAAGCGCCGATTGCCGGCTGGCCGATGCAGAACGGCGCTTTCGGCGGCCGCTTCCGCAAGATCCAGATGCAGGGTCTTGTTCATCTCGGTATGCAACAGGGGGCGCAGATCATGAAGCCCGC is part of the Algihabitans albus genome and harbors:
- a CDS encoding GntR family transcriptional regulator: MSAPQSKSDALYQRVRQDILTLRLPPGAALRLPTLSDRYGLGLTPLRECMNRLSAERFVVPEHNKGFRVAPLSLPDLLDLERTRSIIEGALFAEAVASGDEAWEAEIVGSFHHLSKTPFPSVLHAPEELEVWTKHHAAFHSALIGAASSIWMHRFRTALGDQLGRYHRFIQAGLRELSETEPDTAGPAAQAFSSAMALGPHQALYDVALARDAQAARELFNAHSNLSIQAFEHLVALLPDQVGVAPQRPNLTEATL
- the kynU gene encoding kynureninase encodes the protein MTLPIKDRFVLPEGMIYLDGNSLGPMPKSVVGHLSAMIEEQWGQHLITGWNVDDWMGQPLRVGNLVARLIGAPEGSVVLGDTLSIKVYQALSAALQMRPQRKVVLSDSGNFPSDLYMAEGLIAQLNEGHELRIVAPEDVADAVTDEVAAVMITQVDYRTGRMHDMTEITERARDAGAVTIWDLAHSAGAVPVDLTAAGCEFAVGCTYKYLNGGPGAPAFIYARPDITADIVPALSGWLGHDAPFAFEQSYRPAKDIERMRVGTPPVLQMTALEAAMQVWSDVDMQELRAASLALCDLFIAEVEARCPDLTLASPRESARRGSQVSFAFEHGYAAMQALIARNVIGDFRAPNIMRFGFTPLYIDEGDVRRAVDVLTDVLDNRLWDDPAFRRTSRVT
- a CDS encoding tryptophan 2,3-dioxygenase, encoding MTRAYDSAGDGAKTSSAKGMSYSDYLSLDPILGAQNRRSDAHDEMLFIIQHQTSELWMRLALHELSTAREELTQGQFPAAFKMLTRVARIFEQLNNAWDVLRTMTPSEYTEFRAELGTSSGFQSHQYRLIEFILGNRNRAMLKVHEHRPELRHMLAQELETKSLYHVALDSLAKQLNTRFDPAIYRMDRPHTANDQVMDAWTRVYRAPHDFWTLYELAEKLVDLEDYFRRWRFNHVTTVERIIGFKPGTGGTSGVKYLRKMLEVELFPELWNMRGQL